In the Ipomoea triloba cultivar NCNSP0323 chromosome 6, ASM357664v1 genome, one interval contains:
- the LOC116022093 gene encoding VQ motif-containing protein 4-like — translation MTSMAPPPHQVESSPPNSNGSSTSTISNNNGTLTPPLTPKTLSRSEANNPYPTTFVQADTGTFKQVVQMLTGSSETAKNASSSKPSDPPSSSAAKPFCGGIPPKKEGFKLYKRRNSLKNNNELMISPLIPGVGAGSAGFSPRKPEILSPSILDFPSLVLSPVTPLTEDPFYKSSEEEKAIAEKKFYLHPSPRANAATPPGDSDPPQLLPLFPVSSPGAD, via the coding sequence ATGACTTCAATGGCTCCTCCTCCTCATCAAGTAGAATCTTCTCCTCCAAATAGCAATGGGAGTAGCACTAGTACAATTAGCAATAACAATGGTACTCTAACCCCACCTTTGACTCCCAAAACCCTCTCCAGATCTGAAGCTAATAACCCTTATCCGACAACCTTTGTCCAGGCTGACACTGGCACATTCAAGCAGGTTGTCCAGATGCTCACCGGCTCATCGGAAACTGCTAAGAATGCCTCTTCTTCTAAACCCTCAGATCCGCCGTCTTCCTCCGCCGCCAAGCCTTTCTGCGGCGGTATACCTCCCAAGAAAGAAGGGTTCAAGCTCTACAAGAGAAGGAATAGCCTCAAGAATAATAATGAGTTAATGATTAGCCCTTTGATTCCCGGCGTCGGCGCCGGCTCGGCTGGATTCTCGCCGAGGAAGCCGGAGATTCTGTCGCCGAGCATTCTTGATTTCCCGTCGCTCGTTCTTAGCCCGGTCACGCCGTTGACCGAAGACCCGTTTTACAAGTCGTCGGAAGAGGAGAAAGCCATAGCGGAGAAGAAGTTTTACTTGCACCCATCTCCTAGGGCTAACGCCGCAACTCCGCCCGGAGACTCCGACCCACCTCAGCTCTTACCTCTCTTTCCGGTCAGTTCGCCCGGAGCCGACTAA